Proteins from one Rosa chinensis cultivar Old Blush chromosome 7, RchiOBHm-V2, whole genome shotgun sequence genomic window:
- the LOC112178164 gene encoding putative disease resistance RPP13-like protein 1: MDQLQGSLSIAFLGNKDDASEIEKAQLGNKEHLSELRVIFQEGDEEQRKGDEEIVKALQPHQNLESLSILYCQIGTTESLYWIKSLRNLRKLNLLDWRFCEFLPPLGKLPSLEILEIDGMKKVKTVGVEFLGIEEEEVSRDLFPKLKRLEFRFMENWEEWAFVSEITIMPRLSELRIVRCPKLKALPEFLYKITELRTLEIRDCDILEGEYKKDVGKEWHNISHIPNLTIQSGRN; this comes from the coding sequence ATGGACCAGCTTCAGGGGAGCCTTTCTATAGCATTTTTGGGGAATAAGGATGATGCGAGTGAGATTGAGAAAGCACAGTTGGGGAATAAGGAGCACCTCTCCGAATTGCGAGTAATTTTCCAGGAAGGAGATGAAGAGCAGAGAAAAGGTGATGAAGAAATAGTGAAAGCATTGCAACCACATCAAAATTTGGAATCTTTATCCATTTTGTATTGCCAAATTGGCACCACCGAGTCTCTCTATTGGATCAAGTCTTTACGCAATTTGAGAAAACTTAATCTCCTTGACTGGAGATTTTGTGAATTTTTGCCTCCTCTTGGAAAATTGCCATCGCTTGAAATTCTGGAGATAGACGGGATGAAGAAAGTGAAAACGGTGGGAGTTGAATTTCTGggaatagaagaagaagaagtctcAAGAGATCTATTCCCCAAATTGAAACGACTTGAATTTAGATTCATGGAGAACTGGGAAGAGTGGGCCTTTGTTTCTGAAATCACAATAATGCCACGCCTTTCTGAGTTGCGAATTGTTCGGTGCCCAAAGCTAAAAGCACTGCCAGAGTTCCTCTACAAGATAACGGAACTGCGTACTTTGGAGATCAGGGATTGTGACATTCTGGAAGGAGAATACAAAAAGGACGTGGGGAAGGAGTGGCACAACATTTCTCACATCCCAAACCTCACAATCCAATCTGGAAGGAACTGA